Genomic DNA from Perognathus longimembris pacificus isolate PPM17 chromosome 6, ASM2315922v1, whole genome shotgun sequence:
CCTCTCTGGGCCTCGGTtccacctgtgcacacacaccaggGCGGGTGGGAGCAGCCTTGAGATCTGATTCCCGGCGGCCCTCGCTCGCCCCGGCTCCTCTGTGGACGGGTCTCGTTCCCGCAGGACATGGAAAAGGGTCTTGAGGAGGAGAGGAGCTAGGAAGGTTGGTCTCCTTGGAAACGGCTCGCTCACGCGCAGGCCGGTGTGCTCTCTTGCAGGCGGGGCAGGTGGAGGCCGCCATGGAGGGCTTGTTCCTCATGTTGGAGGAGTTCTGCAGCCTGGCCGACTTGGTGAGTGGGCGCTGTGGGGTAGGCTCGGGGCCTCGATTTAGTGGCCAGGAGCTTGGGCCAGGGGTGAGGGGCGTCTGtccgtctctgtctgtctgtcttctctctcccaaGTGCTTCCTGGGGCGGCCATCTTGATCTCCTTCTTCCCCCCAAGATGGTTTCTGGTCCACCGAGGTGCGGGCGTCTGCCACGAGGTGGCGCTCTGGGGCCCGCCTGGAGCCCGCCGCGGGGACACCTCTATATTTAACTCGCCCTTCAAGCATGGAGCCAGCCAGGAAGTGGCTGGGCCTGGAGGCCCGGGAGGAGCCTGCTGCCCGGCCCTGGCTGCTCCCGGCGAGGCCCGGCGCCCCTTTGTGCTCTTCCGGGGCTTGTTGGGTCACATCcccagggctggtgggggggaAGATGGAGCACAATGCCTGACAGAGGCCCACAGGCAGCTTCACCTTCTCCAGACGGGTCCCAGATTGCTGTCAGCCATGGCCAGAGCCCCGAGGAGTGATGATAGAAATTTCCAGAGCGCCCCATTCTCCCTAAGGACAGAGCAGCACGCCAGGTGTGAGGCCTGCAAGGGAGACTCCATCCTGGGCCCCACCACCCTGCCTCTCTCCACGGCGGGTCCCGAGCCCTGTGATGCCCTGTGCGGGCAGCGGGCGGTCACGGAACCTCCCGGCAGCCTCTGGACGCAGCAAGGCCGCCATAAGAGCGGACAGCGGGGGAGCCGCGGGCTGCAGGGCGGAGGGGACCGGGGAGCCCCGGGCCTGCAaggctgggcctgagctctgccgTCAACACACGCGGGCAGCACCGAGGCCTTTGGACACACACGTGGGACTGTCCTCAGCCAGACAGGCTTGGTAGCCGTGATTAAGCCATGGCCGCTCAGCTCGGCACCAGtgaggggctcacgcctgtcaatccaactactcaggaagctgagatctgaggatcgtggttcgaagccagcccgggcaggacggTCTTTGAGACTGTTAGGGGCCCCAccggcaggaagtggagctgccaCATTTTATAAGGTCATCCTATGGAAATGATGCCACCTCCGTGTATCCTGCTGGTCCGGTGCCCAAGGGGGCTGACAGCCTGGGCAGCCGGTGTTCCCCCAGTGACCtctgcacctcccccccccccactggactTCTGGGCTCCAGGGAGCAGAAGCTGGGCTCTGCAAGGCCCGGCAGGGGTCCCAAACACTGAGCCCTCGCTCATCCGCCTTAGCCCCTTGCAGGAAGTGCCAGTCTGGGTGCTTGTCGCTTGGTGACCAGAGGTGGGGCAGGTGTGAGCTCGGAAACTTGTCACTCCCTACAGACCCCCCTTTAAGAAGCAAAGTGCcgccctgtgctggtggctcacgcctgtaatcctagctactccccaGGCTGAAAGTGGAGGGTTGTGGTTTGGAGCTACCCCCGTTaaactcttcttctttcttcttcttttttgtcctggggcttgaacccaggccctggatgccgtccctgagctcttttgctcaaggctagggctctaccacttgagccacagcgcagctacttccagttttctgctggttcattgatGATAAGAAGTTCACTGACTTCCCTGTGTGGGCCGTGGGCTCGGGGCTGCCAGGGCTCTGGTTTGGCCGCGTGTTTTCCCTGTGAGAGCTGAGCAGGCCGGCAAGGCGCGGGCCCGCAGGGGCCAGGGAGCAGCCTGGCTTGGCATCTCTCATTTCCCGCTTCCCGGCCTCGCGACCTTGGACAGCTCAAGGTCGCAGCCCGGGCTGGGAGAGACACACTGGccactgagatgacaggtgtgagccccttgCACTTGGCTCccttgtgtctttttcttttccggttgtggggcttgaactccaggcctgggcgctgcccctcagCTCTTCCATTCAAGGCCACCCAGCGTTCTaacgctttgagccacagctccactcccagttttctgatgATCAGTCGGAgcttagagtctcacagacatccccccctcccccccccccgatggCCCggagctgcagtcctcagagctcagcctcccggggAGGTGGGATTGGGGGCCTGAGCGTGCGCCCCCCCCAGACCCGGTGGCCCTGCCTCAAGTCCCCTGTGCTTGGGCAGGAAGCAGGGGCCGTGTGGACTCCAGACACAGGAGGGGGCTCCGGCCTGGCGAAGAAGGGGTGACGGGTGCCCCGGGGCCAGGCGCCCCCCTCTTCGGAGCCCCGCTCCAGCCCGGTGGGATTGGAATGGGGACTTGGATCCTGCTTTTGCAGAGGCCTCTGGGCCTGCTCCGCTTGCCAGcctcctcagctcaaggcccGGGTTCCCTGCGGTCACCTGGGATTCCAGaagacctggggggaggggaggagctggtggggggtgggggataaaCATCTGGGATGAGAGTGGAAATTCCCCAGGGCCACAGGGACTTCCTTATCTCACAAGGCCTTGCCCGAGATAGCTCAATCCCCAGATAAGGAGAACACAGTGCCATCCCAAGCCGTGACCAGGTTtaaccctgctcccttcccccctccgccATGCTAAAGCCAACTCCTGTCTTCATCCTCGCTGCTGGTGGCTGGGGCGACCGGCGTAGGGGTACAGCCCTGGCCTAGCATGTGCCCGGCCCTGGCCTCCGTCCCCGGGACGGCGAAGATAAGTAAATAACAAGTGGAAAAACATTGGAAACAACAGCAGTAACGCGAGTTCCATGCCAGTTCCTGGGGTCCAGGGGCCCGGCACGGTGCGGCCAGGCCTCGGGTCCCCCTCGAGGGGTGGCCCTGCAGGGCTGAGTCTGTCCACGCTCCTGTGGGCGCCGGGCCCCCCGGTGCCACGTCTGCCACCGGTGGGATCTGTGCAGAACCGGTGACCCGGTGACCCGGTGACCTGACGCGCTGCTCTCTCCCAGATCAGGAGCGATACCTCCCAGATCCTGGAGGAGAACCTCCCGCTCCTGAAGGCCAAGGCGGTGGAGATCCGGGGCGTCTACGCCCGAGTGGACCGGCTGgaggtgcgtgcgtgcgtgtgtgtgtgtgtgtgtgtgtgcacgcacgtgcgcacacgtGCCTGTGTGTGCGGCCTGGCCTTCCGCCCAGTGTCCAcacggggctgggctgggggagggggggacaaagGAGGTGCCCACGCGGGAATTTCCTAATATTCAAGAACTCAGCTCCTCCTGGGCTCCCGTGGCTCgcgcctgaaatcccagctacacaggagggcgGCCGAGACCGGCggaggcagcccgggcaggagagtccGCGGGGCTCGCTCCTCCAGCGAACCACCGGGaaacgggaagtggcgctgtggctccagtggtagagcgctcgccttgagcaaaaacagatcaggggcagagcccaggctccaagttcaagccctagggcaggcatcacaacaacaacaacaacagtaatagtACATGGAGCTCCTTTATATACCACTCTGAATTTGAGCCTTGTGGAATTCAGCGGCACTCATAGCCTTGGGCCCCCGCGGTCTGTTTGGGTCACCGGTGGGGTGCAGTGAGTTTCCCTCAAGGTGACCAGGCGGGGCGAGAGCTCGGCCCCCTTCCTGGCGGGCTGTCCCAGCGCTCTGGTCCCCAGCAAGCCCCACCCTGGGTATCTTACCCCGAGGATTTACGAGCCAGCCGGCTGCCCCTCCCTgtccccatcccccacacaggAGCTTGGGCCCCCCGGGGTAAGGAGGTGGGCTCGCCCCGGTGGGGGATGGGAGCTTGGTCTGCTCCTAGCACGGaggcccgggagggagggagggagggagggagggagggagggaggccgggaggTGCTCCAGGCTGCGAGGTGGGAAGTGGTcgctggcctgggtgctgtggtcCTCTGCAGAGCAGCGCACGCATGCGCGGTAATCGGTCCCGACTTAGAGAATTAACATTCCTGTCAGCAGAGAGCAGGGCAGGGATGTAATTAAAACTTTGCCCTTGGAATGGCTGATTCATTCGAATTTTATTCTGCACcttggaaggagggaaaggagtggTGGAGATTCTCACACTAGTTCATTAAAATACACGCTGGTTTACTGGCCGTTACTGttcttattttttgagataaggtcttcctATATaggccaggctgaccttgaactcacaatcctcttgccttggGCCTCCTGAGTGTGCCGACATTGCAGGCAGCACCACCGTGCCTGGCTTAAGCCAATTCTTTGCTCATTGAACATGCTAGTCTCCTGTGCCTGGCAGTGACACACTACTAAAACCACAGCTTCCAGCAACACGCCGTTGTCTCTAGAGACGGGGTCTCTCcagggagcccaggctggcctgggactcTGCGTCCTCTTGCCTCTGTGTCCCAGGCTctgggttacaggtgtgtaccaccacacctggccacaTATGATCATCTTAGAGCCCTGCCGTTGGGAGCCCCAAATGTGCATCCCAGAGCCCAGCAAAGGGCTGGCAGGTTGGGGGCTCTCGGGATAACCGGCCTCTCATCTTTTGGCTTCTCATCCAGCttcaaggcccagggttcagCCCCTGCCAGTGTACGCTGACCCCTCCTTTCCACCTCCCACTCTGGCTCAACCAGACCATGGAGGGGGGTACCCCCATGgagggctgtttttgttttttttttaattgtttacgctagccttggggcttgaactcagggcctggatactgagcctgagcttttgtgctcaaggctagcacgctacctcttgaaccacaggtctacttccagctttttgctggttcattggagataagagtctccaacttttctgcctgggctggctttgaaccgtgatcctcagacctcagcctcctgagtagctggagcgGGAGGCTTGGGCATCTGTCGATGCGCCTTGTGTCTCCTCTCTGCCACTCGGTGCTGGGCAGCGCTAGGCGAGCGACTCCAGCTCTCCGGGCCTCCCTTGCGGTGGGAAGCACGGACCGCGGCCAATGTGGCCCTGCaccccgtctctcccgcaggcCTTCGTCAAGATGGTGGGGCGCCACGCCGCTTTCCTGGAGGCGCTGGTGGTGCAGGCGGAGCAGGAGCAGGCGGCCTTCCCGCAGGCCCTGCAGCGGTGGCTGCGCTCGGTGGGGGTCCCCGCCTTCCAGAACGTGAGtagcctcccgcccccccccacaagccAGTCCTGCCCCCCTCCTTAGGGGGGGGAGAGGCCGGAAGACAGAGGTGTCCGTGTAGCCGGCCTTGCAGCCCCGCTCTCTGGGGT
This window encodes:
- the Bcas4 gene encoding breast carcinoma-amplified sequence 4; its protein translation is MLVDAGRAEPVRSGARDLARILTPEPGAEAGQVEAAMEGLFLMLEEFCSLADLIRSDTSQILEENLPLLKAKAVEIRGVYARVDRLEAFVKMVGRHAAFLEALVVQAEQEQAAFPQALQRWLRSVGVPAFQNRPSARAGYELPELYRTEDFFPDDDDMKPPRP